The Meriones unguiculatus strain TT.TT164.6M chromosome 19, Bangor_MerUng_6.1, whole genome shotgun sequence genomic interval CAAGATTTATATGCACTGGATTAAGGGTGCAATACCATCACTAAGTTAATTAGTTAGCTAATTAATTATTAACACTTTAAGGACTGGCAGTCCCAAAGAAACAGGCAAATCATGTTCTGTTTAATGAAGAAATATGGAAAATGGCCACGAGGATGTATAATTAGATAAAATTGTATGATGTGATGATGGCAAACTGGGGTGGAGTGGACGCTTATCAAGGTCTGtacaaattattttctgtgttcccGAATCCTTTGCTTTGAGtaataaaacaacagaaacatgACAGTATATATTGAATTCCACAACTCCCGTAAGAACACGCGTTTCCCTGAGGACAAAGACCTTGCCGCCTTGTGCCTGCGTTCTGGTGTAGATGGtggtgttctttcaaggtttcgCTTGTTCCTCTGCATTCTGCAGAAATCCGAGTAGGTCGAGTCGATTGCTTTCAAAGGAAAGGACACTTGCAGTTGCACATAGAGCTGAGGGACTCTGACCTTTCCCCAGCGAATCCCCAAGCCTGAAATGGACGCAAGGGTTCTCACTTATACATGGGTGTGGCCGTGAGAGCACCCAGGCCAGTGTGTTGTTTCCGTAGTGTAGTGGTTATCACGTTCGCCTCACACGCGAAAGGTCCCCGGTTCGAAACCGGGCGGAAACAGATGCTCTCCTTTTAATTCTGGAGCACTGGCTTGTTTGAAAATAGCTCTGCGTGATGCCCGGGCTCAGCAGAATGCCGGCAGGCGGAGGGCATCACTTCCACGTAGGAAGCGCCGGCTACctgtgtggagagccgagagaatgcaatcgccattacgagaaagtaatagagcgcatgtgcaagttgcaaaagcgcgcaagtcactgcccagcccggggcgtcatacgGGGCAATGGCCAAGCAGCCAACTAGCGGAGTACAtgccgccatagggtgtatttaagcagcatcattctggggcttggggtcttcctcctttcatcgcttgactatAATAAAgtctgctgcagaaggatcctgttgtccgtgtgcgttcttgctggcgagacgattacgcgggtcgcaacatctggtgccgaaacccgggacgcTTGCTGGGAGCCTGCTATCGCCGGTGCCGAGGAGACCCCCCTCCGccgggaggattcagaactgcagcattagggtaagttctgagaggcattTTTGGTCTTGActtatctcatctttcacctcagctagcaggagcccttattgccttccctgttgtgatcgttgccctcgtcctctttcttttggtttcgtttTGTTTTCATAAGGGTTGGTGCTAATACACACCGTTGTTGAGGGACACGGTAAGGCGGACGTAGATAAGCCGCTGTGTCCTTTCTGAGTGTTGTGGGTACGATCAGAcggcctatacttctcaaaaatttggacagttttgtcatcaaatgggagtgacccacctaacgggtctcccatataaccctcagggacagggcattattgaacgtgctcatcgcactctaaagtcctatttaataaaacaaaaagggggagtcgaggaggctctgccctcagtgccacgagtgactgtttccttggcactctttactctcaattttttaaatttggacagtcaaggccactTGGCGGCTGAtcaccactgcttagagcctgataggcctaaggaaatggtcaaatggaaggatgtcttgactggtcagtgaaaaggcccggatcctattttaataagatccaggggagctgtctgtgttttcccacaggaagaaaacaatccattctgggtaccggagcacccggcagctgaagatgatcctccaacgaatatacctgcaactaattccagttcttgcttggatccttctaaatcgggctcctagtattgtgggggtacaacgttgggccattttgtctgcattcccgaagcctatgccggtcagacataattcattgactTTTCCAAAATTTTTCTCGtccaataaagatttaggcctgccttatttgccttatgatgagactgaggcatcattaggggaaagccatgactttccagaagctggctccctttgctttcaaatcGAGGATTCCGTAGGAGATTGTGTTCGGCTTACCAAAAGGATTCTTGGGTCATTTAGCCATAAGGATTGGAATTGGGAAGTTATGACCCAAAAGAAAAGGGGTAATAACGACACCATCGATGTCTATTATACCTTTTGGCAAAAGGTCATCTGGATAAACGGTTCCTTTTTAGGACCAAATTTTTTAGATAAAAATAGACCTCTTCAACCTAGGGTGGCCCCTTCATGTGCATGGGAGGATGATGAGACCATCCCTCCATGGTCCGACTGCCAGTCGCGTTTTACTCGatgggctgacaaaaataaaaccttttccctttccccaaaTATGTTGATGGATCCTACAAAAGATTGGGTAATGAAAAAGGGGCTCTTTATACAACATCGAGATATGACCCCTTTTCATAAATGGGTACTTTGTGGGATAAATGGTAGTTGTACGGACCTCAATCCTCTGGGATTCATTAGTGGTGGTACTGTAGGGAAATCGATCGTCATGGGCTCCCTAAATGGTACTGTGTTAAAAAAGGATATGGAAATGGTGAATGCGACAAGGCAAATTACCAATTGGAATAGAACCATTACAAATCAGACGGCTTTTCtgcctagtcctgtctgtgtttatcccccttttttacttgttttgtccaataattcttttagaaactgtaccaatgagacatgctggatgtcgcaatgttggaatgccaggcgttacgctcgtgccctggttgttagagtcccgcagtggatcccaatccctgtggagactccatccaccctctccctgtttagacaaaagagagattttggcatcaaCGGAAATTGGTCAAAAAGATTTGAAAAAacgcttgaagagctaagggcggcggtggtgaccattaattctactcgagtggatttatcgcttacagatggcttattatcctgggtttcttccgccttttcttattttaaggaatgggtgggcgttggaatgtttggtgcagcattatgttgtggcttagtgttcttaCTTTGGTTGGTCTGCAAGCTCAAAGCCCAACAACAACGTGACAAGGTCGTGATCgcgcaagcacttgtggccttggagcaaggatcatctcccaaaatttgattatccatgttaaaaaattaaaacagactgagacactcagtcgatgcacctcaggggttttacccattgcactgagtcgatgagtgatccaagtctcaatgtttgcctttgcctaagcggctaTGGTACCTAAATAGGAGggtgacagcccttgcactccctggaattttattccattgcacgggaatgggtgtcacctccatttttaatcttctcccttagcccctgcacccagaggacttgtctccattgcacctggtggggtaagggagtaatctaaagctcttgatcgcttactccccaaagaaggagttcacttgatcgagcttagggctttcttgtgccgcgcttacaaggctttgaggcagttttcatttattaaaacaaaaagggggaaatgtggagagccgagagaatgcaatcgccattatgAGATGGCGCCGACATCGGCCCTAGTGAACAAGTAATAGAGCGCATGTGCAAGTTGCGAAAGCGCGCCAAGTgactgcccagcccggggcgtcactgcccagcccagggcgtcatacagggcaatgggcaagcagccaaccagcggagtacacgccgccatagggtgtatttaagcagcatcattctggggcttggggtcttcctcctttcatcgcttgactgtaataaagcttgctgcagaaggatcctgttgtccgtgtgcgtt includes:
- the LOC132649169 gene encoding uncharacterized protein LOC132649169; protein product: MILQRIYLQLIPVLAWILLNRAPSIVGVQRWAILSAFPKPMPVRHNSLTFPKFFSSNKDLGLPYLPYDETEASLGESHDFPEAGSLCFQIEDSVGDCVRLTKRILGSFSHKDWNWEVMTQKKRGNNDTIDVYYTFWQKVIWINGSFLGPNFLDKNRPLQPRVAPSCAWEDDETIPPWSDCQSRFTRWADKNKTFSLSPNMLMDPTKDWVMKKGLFIQHRDMTPFHKWVLCGINGSCTDLNPLGFISGGTVGKSIVMGSLNGTVLKKDMEMVNATRQITNWNRTITNQTAFLPSPVCVYPPFLLVLSNNSFRNCTNETCWMSQCWNARRYARALVVRVPQWIPIPVETPSTLSLFRQKRDFGINGNWSKRFEKTLEELRAAVVTINSTRVDLSLTDGLLSWVSSAFSYFKEWVGVGMFGAALCCGLVFLLWLVCKLKAQQQRDKVVIAQALVALEQGSSPKI